The region TCTCCCTGCTTACACTACGGATGAACCTTTTTAATGTCAACAAAATCTGTTACCAATGCCACAAAAATACACAACATGGAAACAGATGCACAAGCAAATAAGCAATTGAAGGTTTTTGAAGAACACTTAAGAAAATAAGGGCACAGAAAGTCTAAGATACTACATGCATACATACGATTACCTATGATTGATAAACCTAGCAACATTTCCATAACATGTTGCATCCAAGCAGAGGGCCTCTTCATCCTTAGGAACTCCCTTCAACCCCCAGTAAGCATCCAGCAGGACTGGAGATGTATGTTTCTCCCTGTTCCTTGCATAAAACTCAGGGATGGTGAGTATTTCTCCAACAAACTCACAAACAAAAGCTCCTTTGGGGAGATTCTCGAGAGTTCTCAGGCCCCAACCTTTTCCATCAGGTGTCAGAAACACCTAGCATTCAGAGAAAACTAGTCATGTAAAACACTCTCACAAAAAAGCAAATTCAAAAGTAAATGCCTAAACCTGAAAAGCAACCTAAGATAACAAGGACCAGAAAATGTACAAGACTAGGATGAACCAAACCTGCAATTTATAATTTACACCTCTCTGCACCACCCGATTGCCACACTGCTTATTGCACCCACATTTGATCCAACACTCTTTGATTACTTTTCTCTGTAAGTGACCCTTACAAGGCTCCGGAAAGTCATCCGCTTTTGATCTCTCAAGAGGGCACTCTGTGCAATTAAGAAGACATTGTTTTTGAGGATCACGAGTCATAGAGATACACTCTTCTAAGAAGTCTTCCTTAATAACACCTTCCGGGGTATAAGCAAATTTTCCCCCAGCTTGACAAGCACATACACAAGGCTTCTGGGACAAGAGACAATCCCCGAGACATGTAGGACAACATCTTTCATCTCCAATCCGAGAAAGAGAAAAACTAACATGGGCATTTTGAAATACCAAATTGTCTGATATATATTGAAACGGTGTAGGAAACTctttattaatttcatttacccatgaaatttcaaaattttcttctccCTTGGTTATGTCACTTGCATCAAGAACACGCCTTAATTCATTAGATGTAAGATGATGCTGTGGAGCTACCACCAATTCCTTCCTCCCAACATTGTCAACAAATCCATTACCAGAGCAGTGATTATCGAAAGATTCATTTAACATCATAGCTGCCTCACAACAaccattttccttatttttctcaGCATCACCTCTTGAAGGAGATTTCTTCAATACGTCAAGAGCTGGCATCTCATTACCTTCCTGCGATTGATTAGAAGAATTAGTTGCCAATTCCGAGATGCACTCACACATATCAGTCAGAATTTTGATAACATCAAAATTTGGGTCAATGAGTTTATAAGACTGGAGACATCTCAGCTCCATCAGTCCTCTTAGTTCATCTATACTAGGCAATTGGAAATTTGGCCCTCCAAGAGCAGAATTGTAACTTAGAGAAATCGTCACCTCTCCCAATTGTGATGAGGCAATCTCTAGGATAGAAGGAATTTCATCAGGAACAGTAGCATGCTCGCAGCTGGTATGTCTCTCACTTCCTGAAGCTGAAGCACTAGAACCTGCAATTTCAGCTGCATGCAAGGATTCTGGAGGTTCCAGCCAATTTGATTTTTCAGTTGAAAAATCCCCAATTGGAAAATCTCTTCCGCTTAATGAATCTATTAAAAAATGTtatggtaaaataaataaataaataaaggattgAAAATGTTAGAAAATAGAAAGAGGGAAAAGCAACAACTCCTCAAGATAAGCATCATTACAATTTCAATATCCATCAATGTTGTAATTAAAATGCTGTTAGCAGATTGTCTATATAAAAAATGGAGTTATATACAACAGATTAGGATCAACACAGCAATAACTAATAAATTAGACGGAACTAATTGATATTCAGTTCAAGACTCATCATTTCTTTAAGCACAGACATGTAACCACTAAAACAACATATACAGGCATTTAAAATGCAAACTATTAAATCATACAAGTCAAAATTTTGCAAGTACATTGAACTCCTAGTCTGTCAATGgtataaaccaaaatgtaaaagtAGAAACATGTACAAACTGCAAATTCATTAGTCTGTGGAGAAAAGCATATACATGCGGAGAAAAGCATATATATGCatcacatctttatttctctttctttttaataaaGCCAGGTTCAACATATCCCAAACGTCTAAATTATCAAGTGTAGATATCAGCTGAAACCTGAATGTGTAACAACCCGAGATTATGTACGGCCAAGGTAATAGGTTGAGAACTATACAGTCTAAATTGTATGCCAAAATTTATAGGAGATACAGCTACATGGCATACTCCAGACCATGCTTTTcagtttttaagtaatttttgagTAAACTGGAAAAGCTGAATAGATAacaaaccatgaatattatatttCTACACCAGGACCCAATAAAAGCTGCACATAAAAGAATTAAGTGTTGAAAATGTGACCTCCTAAAAAGGTATTTCCACTGTTTTTAAACACTGGTTCATGACTTAAGAAACATGTAACCAATCCTATTAAAAGGATGTCCATTTTACAGTACAGATTACCAAACTTTATAACATCAAAATGGACTCAATTAAATTAGATGCTAGAGAATTGCCACAGAgctaataaaaaattgatttgaaatgaaaagtgAATTACGGAGGAAAAAGAAAGCAAACGGCATTAATATGGGAATTACAATAATTACCTGGCTGAATAACTGCAAGAGGAACCTCATCCTGTGGCATGTCATCAGTAAAGGGCTCTTCCTTGGGTATAATTAGTGCCTGAGTAGCAGAGACCCTATTGTTAGGAATAATACCAGGCTCAGGAGCTGGATCTTTAATACGCAAGGCAACAGATGCTCTCTCAGGGCCTTTTCCCTTGGAAGCAACATGAGGTGACATAGGTTCCTTTCCTTTGTAGTTAGGCCTAGGTTCTACAATCTGCTTTCCTTTATCCCTACCACTATGATGGGGTGAAACAGGAGCATGAGAGGGAGGCTGAGGGCAAACAGGACCAGGTGAAGCAGGCATGATTTCTGTCCTTATATTTCCAACATTGGACTGAAGTGACCGGTGTTGTAAAGAAGCAGGAGGTATTTCATTCTCCTCAACTTTAGGCTCTTTTAAAAGAGTTCCAGCAACATTAGAGCTTCCATTTGTATGAGAACAAGTGGCCAGCCCTTCTTGGTTTTTCAATCGTGCTCTTTTTAAGGGGCGAACAAGCTCAACAGGTGTGGAACCTTCTTCGTCAATGTCCTCCTGCTAGGTAAGAAAATCAAAACATATCAGTTGACGGAGATGGATGatgagaagaaggaaaaaaaattctgCAGAACCAGCATAAGTTAGAGAGGTGAGTCACGTACATCATGTGCAGTGCTTTTTTTAGGTTCTGACACCTGAAAAGCAAGAATAATATCAAAGACATCAAGAAATGAAAGTTGATCTTGaactaaaatatattataaaggaAAATGTACCTTGCTGTCCTCCTCCTCAAAGATAGCATCAGCAAGAACTCTATAATTCTCTGATTCAATTAGCTCCCAATTTTTGTCATACAGCTTTAGAAGCTTCTTCAATACTGGTTTCACTTTTTCCTCGCTAATTCCTATTTCCTTCATCGTGCGGAAGGCTTGCACAACTCTGGGGTTTGGTGCCATGATGCTTTATCAGCTATCACTTTTGCAGGCTTGCAAACACCGCTATTTTTACCTACATTTCTCCATTTTGGCCAAAGAAGGTAGGCAAGAACAGTCTGTCTCATTCCAGGATTGCAAACACCACTAAACTAAACATTTTTAACTTCTAATGTCTACAACTAAATTAAGAGAACTAAACAATAACCTAAAAATAAAGATCATCATATAACTTCAATTAATACAATTACACACTCAAGATCATTCAAGTTCAAGTAAGAAACCTAAAGCTAAAGCCTTCATGATTACACAAGCAAAAAAGATCAACCAATTCATTTTTTTACCTTAGCAAGAAAAAACCCTTGAAGATTAAATTAATCTAAATCTAAGACAGAAAACACCGCaggaatgagtttttttttttttttttaataaataaaattttcacatccTAGGAAAATTTAAGCACATTACATGAGCCTAGTACTTTCGTCTAATCTGATTTTCTTTGAAAGGAAAATCATCTTTAACGTTTCTAGAGAAGCTCAAAGTTTGGCTTtctaatttcttctttttctttcttttagtgTCGTTTCAGAGATCAAACAACTTCGTTTCAGCGAGCGTACTGCATTACCGAATACCGTACAGTTCAATTCATTGCTTATGAGGAAAAAGTTTTTCTAGACGACATTTTCCCATCAGACAAACAGAAGTTAAGCCAAGAATTTATCAAAAACCAATGCACTAagctgagaaaaaaaaattaaagcctCGGATTCAAATGTAACGGGAACAAAAACTTTGACAGAAAAATATGGGGAAAAAAAAACACTGAAAGTGAGAacgagaaagaaaaggaaagaatcgTAGACCAGAAAATCATACCAGAAATTTTCGGTGTGAGAGTGACCTTAGCGTTCGAAAGGTAAAAAATTGGAAAACATAGggcaatttttgggtttttgagaaaaaaaaaacgaaaaatacgataattattttttccttttgaaGAACAAAATGACAAGGTCAAAATCTACTATTAGTCCCTGTAGTATGCttaagttatggatttagtcactatattttaattttaattttaagaaatttaattttgtacttttttaaattgatcaattttaattattatacttttaaaattttaaaatttcaatcttgactCTAGTTAAACTATGTTATTAAGCATGTATTATGCGTAAAATTGTAGATTTGTTGGTACGAGTTATCAACAAGGATGAGAAGATGTTGAAGGGAAGTGTTGATTCACCTATGTCAAGCGAAAAATTGATGCAAAGAGAGAATGAGAATACTCTAAGGTTGTTGTGTAAGAGTTACCAGGGAGAGAAGTCGATCTCCCATCCCTCGTGCAGTCTAGCTTATATATGGGGTCATTGGTCATCTTGCAGTGTCGCGTGATGGTTTATACAATGTATTACAGGGTTGTGTGGGTTGGCCAAGTGTCATTACCATTACAGGTTAGTTGCCGTCATGTGTATTGCGTGGTACCTTTGTTCTTGGGATAGTACAAAATGGTTACATTTAGGTGGTCCCAATAAGCGGTGCACAATAGACCATCTCAAGGCTAGCTGGCAAGAGTTGTGGAGGGTCACCATGGACCATTCGACAGCTTGTCACGTGTTGTGCTGTAGTAGGGGTATAACAAAATTCAATCAATGTTCtacaattgaattatttttagtcattatatttttcaaattttagaatttcaatCTTGACATAAATTATTACGGTTAAATCaattaattagaatttttaattcACACATAGAAATAGCAAGGTGATAAtagtattacatatatatatcattttttccacattaaattttaaaaatagcataACTTAATGTATTTAACACTgccaatcaaaattttaaaatttagaaaatacaggtaaaataaccaaattaaaatatgaagACTAAATCCACAAATTATGTATAGTACAGGGACTATTTGCAGAATTTAACCCATTGGCTATGTTATAAAAGCGCGTGACGAAAACGCTAGTGTTGAGCCCACCTTGAGCGTGAAGTGGTTTCAATACTGAAGCTGTCAAATTTCTCCGTTATACTCCGTCCTCAAGAATCAGTTTCAAAAACCCTCTTCCATTTCGTAATATAAACCATGGCGGCTCAACCCAAACGCGGCGGAGTTTCCCTACCCGAGAGGCGGTCTGCCGCCAAGCCGGAATCCAACATCCTCGCCAGGATCACTTCCTCCCCTCTCGTTTCTCGTGGTAAGCAAGCCGCGTGCGACGCCGCTTTCGTCTCCAAGAAGCTCCTCCGTAGCACCGGAAAGGCTGCTTGGATCGCCGGAACAACTTTCTTGATCTTAGCTGTCCCTTTGATCATCGAGATGGACCGTGAGCAGCAGCTCAATGAGCTTGAGCTACAGCAAGCTAGTCTCCTTGGTGCCCCGCCTACTGCGTCCGTCAGTAAGTGATCAAGTCCGATTGGGTCATTTCAGGTCAGAGCTTGTTGTTTCATCAATTTTTTGCCTGTTTTAGGCCGTTCCCCTTGAGTTACAGTAACCTTTCGATCATGTATGAGTTTTAGATGTAGTTAAGGAATTCAAGATTTTACTTCTTTTTTGGTGTTTCAAGTTTGAATTTCTTGTGGAATGGCGTTGTTGGACTTGGTTTTATCAAGTTTTTGCTTATGAATTTCAAGTGAAACTGTGTTGTCTTTGATATTGTTGTAATAAAGTACTCGAAATTTAGGAGTTTTCATTTTTGCTACTTTTGAATGAGAACCAAATGATTATGGAATGATCTTTTCTTGGTTGCATCTTGATTAACCAAAGATTTACTGAAATAGTCAAATGCTATTACTTGATCGCTTTGCATTGAATATTGTTAGATTACATTGCAGCAGTTGAGTATACATGGCATGCATTGATGTTTGAAGAGTCCGCACTTGTATCTTGGAAATGTTCTCTTTCAGTATTGATCCTTTTTTATGAATTTCACTCTGGTGTTGACCATTATCTTTATTGATAAGTAGTTGGGACTTGGGAGTTGGAGTAGGGTCAAGAATTATTGGAAGCTCACCACACCCTCGATTTTGTAGTTCTCCCGATGATTCTGATATGCTTCAACTAGTTCTAGAATTTCAAGAATCATGAACCATTAGGATATGGGATTAGGTGCACCAAGGTAGTTAGAGTTTTAGCTTTGTTATGGCTATTTCTGATACcatgaaaattaaaatacatcAGTTCTTTTGACTTTCAATTTGAAGTTGGTGCTTCATAATATGTCATAAAGAAAACTTGGAGTTATTAAGTTCTTAATGGATTTGAGTTGTTAGATTCGTTGTTGAACTAATTATTCCGAGAGAATTTGAGGGTGTTTGTTTTCTAGTTGTATTGTTGGTTGTTAGACAGGAAAAATAAACGTCACAAGCAAGGATGAGGAGAATACCGTCTTTGTTGAACTTAAGGAATGTGATCCCTTTCttataaaagtttatttctaaagGTTCAGTGTGGTAAAGAATGTAATATAGGGTCTTCTGAGAGTACTCTTGCAGTAGAACCTCTTAGTTCAAGTTTTGGTCATTGGAGATTGGGATCAGGACACAGATTATATGCTGTCCAGGAGCATGCTAATCTTTTACTGTTTAGTAGGCTAAAAATCCTTCTGCCAAAAAATGCTGCTATTTCACCGAGTGCTTCATGTCTTTATTTTTCCTAATCTTTGGCATCAAGTCAATAGGGAATATTTGGTAACTACAACATAAGCTTTCAACACTCTTTTGGCAGTTTCACCTATGGCCATGTGAAATGCAATTTTGGGGATCAAATTATCAACGGAGGAGAAATTTCAAAATCACTGAACATAATTTGCCCTAGTGAGGGATGTTAGTATTCTAGAAGTTTTCTCTTGTAGCTCATATGATTATTTATTCATGTCACAAGCTCAAAACGACTTTTAAAGTGTAAACCTTAGACTAAAGAGGTTTAGGAAAGAAAGTCTTAGGCTTTTCTTGGAATGCAGACTGAAAGAAGTGAAGATGGAAAATTTGTCAATCAAATGGTTAAGATGCATGACCACCTTCCTACTCTATAGCTTAACCATTAGATTAACAAAATTTCCATCCTCACTTCTTTCCTTCTTTCGTACCAAGCAGAGCCTTACTATGTTTACATATCTTGCTTCAGCATCTGCTTCTTGGTTAACTTGCTTGTAACTCTAGACATAAGATGCAGGTGTAGGCATGTAGCGCAGCAGAGTGAAATGAAATTAGGCAATAGGTGCAACAATAAGAACTGATGAAGCATCATATGTAGATGAGGATGGTGGTCCAAATCTTGGCAAATATaaaagatttaaaagaaaaaaaccaaagTATTAGTTTGAGATGGATTCTGGGAACTATTTTCTTTGTATACGTGGTTGTGGCTTAAAACACGAGGTAATCTTAACTCATAGTGCCTCACCAACTTATTTAAACATCATGGCTGATAGAGAATTAGAGAGTTTGGACCCTAGTCTTGAAGAAGACTTATTGAAGATGATTTGTTTACTTTTAAGAGTAGTGGAGACAAAGTAATGGATATTATCAAGTATCAAACCTTAAAGGCATTATAGGACCAAAGAGTCCCCGGTACACGTGGTCTAAACCAATGCTTTTTAAGATTGGTGAACTGGGTTGACCCTTTGAGACCAGAAAATCAGAAAAGGAccctttacattttttttttcttgaacttCGATTATGGGTGAATAATAAGGATAAAGAAAAGCTAGTAGGCACTGGGTTCTATTGTATCTTTAAAATATAGTTGTTTTAAGGTCCTTTAATTTGGTCTCGAAATGGTGGTATGCTTTACAAGGTCCCTTTCTTTTGAAGTTTAAAGCATGAAGAACAGAAGACTTAGTTAATTTTTCTTGTGAGGTATCTCTGCTTTTGTAGGATTAAAATTCATTCCTTTTGTAAGAAATGTTAATCTTGATATTCTGGTTATATGGTTTGTTTGTGATTTGAATTGCAGAGATGGTTAGTTCATCTGGCAATCCTTCAAACAATATGAAGCATTTCAAAATGCTTAAATCGTTTATGTCAGCATTTTTGTTTTAGGAATCAGATTTCGGCCAGGGCTGGCGCCAGGTACGGGTAGGATCCTTGGCCCGAAAAACAGTAAAATAGCAATCAAGTCCTTTAGAAATTATAGAATTATAAAGTAGTATAATGATGAAATTGCATTTTGATCCCTATAAAAATTTTCTACCTTCTGCCTTCGGCTTAATCTATAGAGCTTGTgattcttattttattgtttttaataataaaaaagagtatggggttagacaaaaaaaaatatcGTTATTTATGACCtttgaaaacaaaatgaaatcaTTTTCAAAAGTGAGAAAATCACCTTCATCAAGACTTCacaattttattagaaaaaagaacaaatatatatatatatatggtcacCGGAgggaaaatttgaaaactgaattctcttgattaaagtttatattaaatttatattataaccatattctaaatttataaatttagataATTTCTTTCGTGGGTTAACATttgtatataatttatattttttaatttttggttcaaaaagattttttatttttaaattctaaatacaATAATATTTTCAATCATAATCATTACTCAACCAGTAACACAGTTTAAATTAACCACTTAactataataaaacaaaagagaaagcCCACTAATTCAACTAAAAATTATTCAGAATAAATCTAAAGAGAAAATTCACTTACAAATTATATAAAACACCCGAAATTCTAGGGATGTGCAATAAAGAGCATTAATCTTCATCcgtttaaaaattattaaactataaaagttttaaaacagaaattatatattaaaaggGCTATATATAGATAATTTATTACTTGTAACATTATTTTgtcaattatatttttattattttatcaataattattatttaaatatttttgtaaccttttttatttcattcGACTCTAGAGGTGTACTATAGAACTTAGTCATTATCAAACTTAGTCATTATCAAAATGCGTGGCATTCATTACGGGTTTTTTAcagtttttattttgtatttatctTCTAAATTACAGATGTCATAATTAGAGAGTTAAAGCTGTGACGTGTCAGCTAACCAGCAGAATAGGGCGTGGAAAGATATAATGATTCAGCTGTATCGGATCTTATCAACTGGGTCCCACTCTTCCAACcggcaatttcataatttaaatattaaaaaattattaataagaaACAAACTGATAAATTGCACTCTAGGTCACTGAActtttagtaagtttatattttggtcacttaacttttgACTATTCAAAAATTTCCATGTAAGTCCCTGaactttttaaatgtttttatttaagtcacttgGTTAATTTTTTGATGTTAGTGTTtgagatcaaagaagaaaattatttagattttagTTCATAGATTTGTGAcgttcaaaaatatttaaaagagaaggagaatgatagcttttgattgatgtatatatTGTGAATAGAGAAAGTCTGCAACAGCGATTTTAACAACCTACTGACTGgagtgaaaattttcaaataatttaatgatccttttataaatttttaaagttgagtgactaaaatataattttattgataGTTTAATCACCTTGGTGTAATTTacctgaaaaggaaaaaaatatagaaaaaccgtGGATTCTATCTTGTCTCCTGGCCCCCAAACCGTCCAATATCAGACAAAAAGCCACGCCGccctcaaaaaataaaaaaaacaagcaAAACATGTGTGTTTATGATTGTTCCtctgattttatatatataaaaatattattcggACCTGAAAACATTATAGTAATCGGAACTGAAACcttgtttataaaaaaaaaaaaagaggaagtgGAGGGAATGAAGGGTTTTGATTTGTTGCGGGTGGGTCTAATGTTAATGATATGTCGAGCTGTCAATgtttttttatcatttcattcaaaatccgTGTGTTTTACTTACTAATTTGGTAAAATTCTGTTATTAGTACCTGGGTAAGTTACGGATTTagctttatactttaattttggtCAATTTTAGTGATAATATGTT is a window of Gossypium hirsutum isolate 1008001.06 chromosome D08, Gossypium_hirsutum_v2.1, whole genome shotgun sequence DNA encoding:
- the LOC107942156 gene encoding histone-lysine N-methyltransferase SUVR4 isoform X5, giving the protein MAPNPRVVQAFRTMKEIGISEEKVKPVLKKLLKLYDKNWELIESENYRVLADAIFEEEDSKVSEPKKSTAHDQEDIDEEGSTPVELVRPLKRARLKNQEGLATCSHTNGSSNVAGTLLKEPKVEENEIPPASLQHRSLQSNVGNIRTEIMPASPGPVCPQPPSHAPVSPHHSGRDKGKQIVEPRPNYKGKEPMSPHVASKGKGPERASVALRIKDPAPEPGIIPNNRVSATQALIIPKEEPFTDDMPQDEVPLAVIQPDSLSGRDFPIGDFSTEKSNWLEPPESLHAAEIAGSSASASGSERHTSCEHATVPDEIPSILEIASSQLGEEGNEMPALDVLKKSPSRGDAEKNKENGCCEAAMMLNESFDNHCSGNGFVDNVGRKELVVAPQHHLTSNELRRVLDASDITKGEENFEISWVNEINKEFPTPFQYISDNLVFQNAHVSFSLSRIGDERCCPTCLGDCLLSQKPCVCACQAGGKFAYTPEGVIKEDFLEECISMTRDPQKQCLLNCTECPLERSKADDFPEPCKGHLQRKVIKECWIKCGCNKQCGNRVVQRGVNYKLQVFLTPDGKGWGLRTLENLPKGAFVCEFVGEILTIPEFYARNREKHTSPVLLDAYWGLKGVPKDEEALCLDATCYGNVARFINHRCLDANLIEIPVEVETPDLHYYHLAFFTTREVHALEELTWIEDPMHFVMQDYGIDFDDLDHHVKTFQCRCGSKFCRNMKRSIRSKSATR
- the LOC107942156 gene encoding probable inactive histone-lysine N-methyltransferase SUVR1 isoform X3, coding for MAPNPRVVQAFRTMKEIGISEEKVKPVLKKLLKLYDKNWELIESENYRVLADAIFEEEDSKVSEPKKSTAHDQEDIDEEGSTPVELVRPLKRARLKNQEGLATCSHTNGSSNVAGTLLKEPKVEENEIPPASLQHRSLQSNVGNIRTEIMPASPGPVCPQPPSHAPVSPHHSGRDKGKQIVEPRPNYKGKEPMSPHVASKGKGPERASVALRIKDPAPEPGIIPNNRVSATQALIIPKEEPFTDDMPQDEVPLAVIQPDSLSGRDFPIGDFSTEKSNWLEPPESLHAAEIAGSSASASGSERHTSCEHATVPDEIPSILEIASSQLGEVTISLSYNSALGGPNFQLPSIDELRGLMELRCLQSYKLIDPNFDVIKILTDMCECISELATNSSNQSQEGNEMPALDVLKKSPSRGDAEKNKENGCCEAAMMLNESFDNHCSGNGFVDNVGRKELVVAPQHHLTSNELRRVLDASDITKGEENFEISWVNEINKEFPTPFQYISDNLVFQNAHVSFSLSRIGDERCCPTCLGDCLLSQKPCVCACQAGGKFAYTPEGVIKEDFLEECISMTRDPQKQCLLNCTECPLERSKADDFPEPCKGHLQRKVIKECWIKCGCNKQCGNRVVQRGVNYKLQVFLTPDGKGWGLRTLENLPKGAFVCEFVGEILTIPEFYARNREKHTSPVLLDAYWGLKGVPKDEEALCLDATCYGNVARFINHRCLDANLIEIPVEVETPDLHYYHLAFFTTREVHALEELTWDYGIDFDDLDHHVKTFQCRCGSKFCRNMKRSIRSKSATR
- the LOC107942156 gene encoding histone-lysine N-methyltransferase SUVR4 isoform X7; this translates as MAPNPRVVQAFRTMKEIGISEEKVKPVLKKLLKLYDKNWELIESENYRVLADAIFEEEDSKVSEPKKSTAHDQEDIDEEGSTPVELVRPLKRARLKNQEGLATCSHTNGSSNVAGTLLKEPKVEENEIPPASLQHRSLQSNVGNIRTEIMPASPGPVCPQPPSHAPVSPHHSGRDKGKQIVEPRPNYKGKEPMSPHVASKGKGPERASVALRIKDPAPEPGIIPNNRVSATQALIIPKEEPFTDDMPQDEVPLAVIQPDSLSGRDFPIGDFSTEKSNWLEPPESLHAAEIAGSSASASGSERHTSCEHATVPDEIPSILEIASSQLGEEGNEMPALDVLKKSPSRGDAEKNKENGCCEAAMMLNESFDNHCSGNGFVDNVGRKELVVAPQHHLTSNELRRVLDASDITKGEENFEISWVNEINKEFPTPFQYISDNLVFQNAHVSFSLSRIGDERCCPTCLGDCLLSQKPCVCACQAGGKFAYTPEGVIKEDFLEECISMTRDPQKQCLLNCTECPLERSKADDFPEPCKGHLQRKVIKECWIKCGCNKQCGNRVVQRGVNYKLQVFLTPDGKGWGLRTLENLPKGAFVCEFVGEILTIPEFYARNREKHTSPVLLDAYWGLKGVPKDEEALCLDATCYGNVARFINHRCLDANLIEIPVEVETPDLHYYHLAFFTTREVHALEELTWDYGIDFDDLDHHVKTFQCRCGSKFCRNMKRSIRSKSATR